A window from Salvia miltiorrhiza cultivar Shanhuang (shh) chromosome 2, IMPLAD_Smil_shh, whole genome shotgun sequence encodes these proteins:
- the LOC131010583 gene encoding AT-hook motif nuclear-localized protein 28 → MKRELAEDKQEDHNHTTMFSKLHHQTLNANFHNLSSAAASDYAPASQEADSHTPNAAKDDPLAFPQRSDGGTIEVVRRPRGRPPGSKNKPKPPVIITRDVSEPAMSPYVLELPAGVDIVDSTARFCRKRNIGLCLLNGNGAVTNVTLKQPSTTPGATVTFHGRFDILSISATILPPAAAAAAGAVPFALSLAGPQGQVVGGHVVGPLISAGTIYLVAANFSNPSFHRLQPMDHDQEDSGRDGADHDDSPKTTSGGGSGGAPPTSGGASMYSYQPTDVIWAPATRHQPPPY, encoded by the coding sequence atgaaGAGAGAATTGGCAGAAGATAAACAAGAAGATCACAATCACACCACTATGTTCTCCAAACTCCACCACCAAACCCTCAACGCCAACTTCCACAAcctctcctccgccgccgcctccgatTACGCCCCCGCCTCCCAAGAAGCCGACAGCCACACCCCCAATGCCGCCAAAGACGACCCCCTCGCCTTCCCCCAGCGCAGCGACGGCGGCACCATCGAGGTGGTCCGCCGCCCCCGGGGCCGCCCCCCGGGGTCCAAGAACAAGCCGAAGCCCCCCGTGATCATCACGCGCGACGTCTCCGAGCCCGCCATGAGCCCCTACGTCCTCGAGCTCCCCGCCGGCGTCGACATCGTTGACTCCACCGCCCGCTTCTGCCGCAAGCGGAACATCGGTCTCTGCCTCCTCAACGGCAACGGCGCCGTCACCAACGTCACCCTCAAGCAGCCCTCCACCACCCCCGGCGCCACCGTCACCTTCCACGGCCGCTTCGACATCCTCTCCATCTCCGCCACCATCCTCCCccccgccgccgctgccgcggCCGGGGCCGTCCCCTTCGCGCTGTCGCTGGCGGGGCCGCAGGGGCAGGTCGTCGGGGGCCACGTGGTGGGCCCGCTCATCTCCGCCGGGACCATTTACCTCGTCGCCGCTAACTTCAGCAACCCATCGTTCCACCGCCTGCAGCCGATGGATCACGACCAAGAAGATTCCGGCCGCGACGGCGCCGACCATGATGATTCTCCGAAGACAACCTCCGGTGGCGGAAGTGGCGGCGCGCCCCCGACGTCTGGCGGTGCTTCCATGTACAGCTACCAGCCGACCGATGTCATATGGGCTCCCGCCACCAGACATCAGCCGCCGCCTTACTGA